The genomic segment GCGGCAAGTATGCCGCCAAGCTATGCCGCTCCACCAATGCCGCTGTTGGCACCCGCTGTGAGGCTCCCCCGCCTGCCCTCACAACCGACAGCCTACCATACGCACACATCACGTCTCGGGGGAAACGCCATGGCTCCATTCTAACAACCTCGTTCTACGTCTTCGGCGTAGACAGCCCATCCTCCTCTGATCGGCTATAGGGAGAATCGCACCATGTCATCATGCCCTTATCTCCCAATAGGCTCTATCGCACATCCCTAAGCACTACAGAGAGGCACCTGTACGATCCGTGTCCCACATCTACCTCTCATCCGACGGATCTCGTAGATCGATGCGCGCTGCGCCATGCAAAGGGAATGCGGTACATTGCTATGGAAGCAACATTCATCTCAACAACCTTTCCTGCCCATCCACCATCCTCGTCCGACACCTTCACCGATGCCAGCTACGAGCGCATGATGCGGCTTGCATCCGATTTCTTCCACACCCCAGTTGCTGCGATCACGCTATACCCGCACGGCCACCAGTGGCTGAATATCGCGCGTGGATTCGCGCCCATCCCCTTTCACGCCGCCTACGCATTTGGCATGCAGGCCGCGCGCGCCTCCGACACCATCATCGTGCCCGATCTGCGCAGCGACACGCGGTTCCAGAATCACCCGCTCCTGCGCTATGCCAGCCACCTGCGTTTCTATGCCGGCATGCCGCTGCGCGATGCCCAGGGCAAGGTGCTGGGCGGGCTATGGCTGGCCGATGATGCACCGCGCCACACACCGGCCACCGCGCTGACCCAGCTGCGGGCATTCAGCTCCTGGGTGCGCTCCGAGCTGCACCACCCGATCGAGCGCCTTGTGCCTCCCCCAACCCCCAAGTACATGAACCGGCAGCAGTTCCAGACGCTACAGACCATGTATGGCGTGGGCCTGATCGTACAGGATCGCGATGGCCAGATCTGTGCATGCGACCCCTACGCCGAATATATCCTGGGCCTCTCCGCCGATCAGATCCGGGGGCGCAAAGGCATCGACTTCTACTGGCAGTCCATCCACAGCGATGGCCGACCC from the Chloroflexia bacterium SDU3-3 genome contains:
- a CDS encoding GAF domain-containing protein, which gives rise to MPLSPNRLYRTSLSTTERHLYDPCPTSTSHPTDLVDRCALRHAKGMRYIAMEATFISTTFPAHPPSSSDTFTDASYERMMRLASDFFHTPVAAITLYPHGHQWLNIARGFAPIPFHAAYAFGMQAARASDTIIVPDLRSDTRFQNHPLLRYASHLRFYAGMPLRDAQGKVLGGLWLADDAPRHTPATALTQLRAFSSWVRSELHHPIERLVPPPTPKYMNRQQFQTLQTMYGVGLIVQDRDGQICACDPYAEYILGLSADQIRGRKGIDFYWQSIHSDGRPFPGETHPASRALRTGIPQSDIMGVYKLNGRITWIAVRSLPLWRPDELHPYAVISSLIDITEQQTQMHVLEHDPGFTHSCDPTASIVEEIRADVQQAQQAEISFSVVQFTFPSLAQQGETACCAIRELADLLKPKLPCTDLVVVMDDAQLMIVMPQTDEITAYRRAEQVRRFLAVPPTPHLPCHTWFAVTTMRGNVQ